The following proteins are encoded in a genomic region of Streptococcus equi subsp. equi:
- the murG gene encoding UDP diphospho-muramoyl pentapeptide beta-N acetylglucosaminyl transferase: MTKKIIFTGGGTAGHVTLNLILIPKFIKDGWEVHYIGDDKGIEHQEIKKSGLDVTFHAIATGKLRRYFSWQNLLDIFKVGFGVMQSLFIIARLRPKALFSKGGFVSVPPVIAARLLGVPAFIHESDLSMGLANRIAYRFATTMYTTFEQEQTLAKLKHVGAVTKVTGPGSRSVTSKQLEAVLEYFDPNLKTLLFIGGSAGARVFNRFITDHPELKEDFNIINISGDPSLNELSWHLYRVDYVTDLYQPLMEMADLVVTRGGSNTLFELLAMRKLQLIIPLGKEASRGDQLENAHYFTTRGYAEQLLEQELTLPHFQEKVREVFAKQSDYLSAMKSSSELQSPESFYQLLSADISSATKEN; encoded by the coding sequence ATGACCAAGAAAATCATTTTTACCGGTGGTGGAACAGCTGGTCATGTCACTTTAAACCTTATCCTCATACCGAAGTTTATCAAAGATGGCTGGGAGGTTCACTATATTGGTGATGACAAAGGCATTGAGCATCAGGAGATCAAAAAGTCAGGTCTTGATGTCACCTTTCATGCTATTGCAACTGGAAAATTAAGGCGTTATTTCTCTTGGCAAAACCTGCTTGATATCTTCAAGGTAGGCTTTGGTGTCATGCAATCACTTTTTATCATAGCTAGACTAAGGCCTAAGGCTCTCTTTTCAAAGGGAGGCTTTGTGTCGGTTCCTCCTGTGATTGCTGCAAGGCTTTTAGGGGTGCCGGCCTTTATTCATGAGTCGGATCTTTCTATGGGCTTGGCTAATAGGATTGCTTATCGGTTTGCAACAACGATGTATACAACCTTTGAGCAAGAGCAGACACTGGCAAAGCTCAAGCATGTTGGAGCGGTTACCAAGGTGACAGGTCCTGGGAGTCGATCGGTGACTTCTAAGCAGCTTGAAGCTGTTTTGGAGTATTTTGATCCTAATTTAAAAACACTTTTGTTTATTGGAGGCTCCGCAGGGGCTAGGGTGTTTAACCGCTTTATCACTGACCATCCTGAGCTAAAGGAAGACTTTAATATCATCAATATCTCTGGCGATCCTAGCCTAAATGAGCTTAGTTGGCATCTTTACCGCGTGGATTATGTGACTGATCTGTATCAACCGCTCATGGAAATGGCTGATCTGGTAGTGACTCGCGGAGGCTCTAACACACTTTTTGAATTATTAGCGATGAGAAAGCTCCAGCTTATTATCCCACTTGGCAAAGAGGCCAGTCGAGGTGATCAGCTTGAGAATGCTCATTATTTTACAACAAGGGGCTATGCTGAGCAATTATTGGAGCAGGAATTGACCCTGCCTCATTTTCAAGAGAAAGTGAGAGAAGTCTTTGCTAAGCAATCGGACTATTTATCTGCAATGAAGAGCTCTAGCGAGCTCCAATCACCAGAAAGCTTTTACCAGCTTTTAAGTGCCGACATTAGCTCCGCGACAAAGGAAAATTAA
- a CDS encoding cell division protein, translating to MADKTKHSEEKAALTEWQKRNIEFLNKKQQQAEKDKKLKEKLLNEKIAQAQGEAASKADQEDTDEAEEKTEVSQAGTDEGEPLPEASEQEVPSPKDKPLKVPKEKSPKQQALQKGWPVLLVSFVVLCLSIFMITPYSKVKDFSVKGNKKQALRT from the coding sequence ATGGCAGATAAGACAAAACATTCAGAAGAAAAAGCCGCTTTGACCGAATGGCAAAAGCGTAATATTGAATTTCTCAACAAGAAGCAGCAGCAGGCTGAGAAAGACAAAAAACTAAAAGAAAAATTATTAAATGAGAAAATAGCGCAAGCTCAGGGAGAGGCAGCTTCAAAGGCTGACCAAGAAGATACAGATGAAGCTGAGGAGAAAACTGAGGTAAGCCAAGCGGGTACTGATGAGGGTGAGCCGCTGCCAGAAGCATCAGAGCAGGAAGTCCCCTCCCCAAAAGACAAGCCATTAAAAGTCCCCAAAGAAAAAAGTCCAAAGCAGCAGGCACTTCAAAAGGGCTGGCCTGTATTGCTGGTGTCGTTTGTGGTTTTGTGCCTGTCGATTTTTATGATCACACCCTATAGTAAGGTCAAGGATTTCTCCGTCAAGGGCAATAAAAAACAAGCGTTGAGGACTTAG
- the murD gene encoding UDP-N-acetylmuramoyl-L-alanyl-D-glutamate synthetase: MKTITEFQNKKVLILGLAKSGEAAARLLARLGAIVTVNDSKPFEENPAAQALLEEGIRVICGSHPLELLDEDFYCMVKNPGIRYDNPMVVRALDKAISILTEVELAYLVSEAPIIGITGSNGKTTTTTMIADVLNAGNHSALLAGNIGFPASEVAQAATAKDILVMELSSFQLLGTEQFQPHIAVITNLVPTHLDYHGSFEDYIAAKWRIQHRMTDKDYLVLNADQELVKSLAQKTKASPVFFSTKEKVDGAYLADGYLYFKEERLMSAAELGVPGRHNIENALATIAVAKLRGISNQVISRTLSHFRGVKHRLQLVGTLNQVTFYNDSKSTNILACQKALSGFDNSKVILIAGGLDRGNEFDELVPDLVGLKKMILLGESAERMKRAADKAGVSYLDAKDVAAATKIAFEQAKAGDIILLSPANASWDMYPSFESRGDEFLAAYDALKGEAQ, translated from the coding sequence ATGAAGACAATAACGGAATTCCAAAATAAAAAGGTATTGATTCTTGGCCTGGCCAAATCGGGCGAAGCAGCAGCTAGGCTTTTAGCCCGGTTGGGAGCTATTGTGACAGTTAATGATAGCAAGCCCTTTGAGGAAAATCCCGCAGCACAGGCTCTTCTTGAGGAGGGCATAAGGGTTATTTGTGGTAGCCACCCCTTGGAGCTGTTAGATGAAGACTTTTATTGTATGGTTAAAAACCCAGGGATTCGCTATGACAACCCGATGGTGGTACGCGCCTTAGATAAGGCTATTTCTATTCTAACAGAGGTTGAGCTGGCTTATTTGGTATCTGAAGCACCTATCATTGGTATTACGGGCTCAAATGGTAAAACCACTACAACCACAATGATTGCTGATGTGCTAAATGCTGGGAACCATTCAGCTCTTTTGGCTGGGAATATCGGCTTTCCTGCTTCAGAGGTGGCTCAAGCTGCTACAGCAAAGGATATACTGGTCATGGAATTGTCTTCCTTTCAGCTGCTGGGGACTGAGCAGTTTCAGCCACATATTGCAGTCATTACTAACCTAGTGCCTACTCATCTTGATTATCATGGGAGTTTTGAGGACTATATAGCGGCCAAGTGGCGCATTCAACATCGAATGACCGATAAGGATTACCTTGTGTTAAATGCTGATCAAGAGCTGGTAAAATCATTGGCTCAAAAGACTAAAGCAAGTCCTGTCTTTTTTTCTACCAAAGAAAAAGTTGATGGTGCTTATTTGGCAGATGGGTATCTTTATTTCAAAGAGGAGAGGCTGATGTCAGCAGCTGAGCTTGGTGTTCCTGGAAGGCATAACATTGAAAATGCTCTTGCCACCATTGCTGTTGCAAAGCTAAGAGGCATTTCTAATCAAGTGATATCAAGGACTTTGTCTCACTTTAGGGGGGTGAAGCACCGCCTTCAGTTAGTTGGTACATTGAATCAAGTGACCTTCTACAATGACAGCAAGTCAACCAATATCTTGGCTTGTCAAAAAGCCTTGTCGGGCTTTGATAATAGCAAGGTTATCCTGATTGCTGGTGGCTTGGATCGTGGCAATGAATTTGATGAGCTGGTGCCAGACCTCGTTGGTCTTAAAAAGATGATTCTTTTAGGGGAATCCGCAGAGCGTATGAAGCGAGCTGCAGACAAGGCAGGAGTGTCCTATCTTGATGCCAAAGATGTTGCAGCTGCCACTAAAATAGCCTTTGAGCAGGCAAAGGCTGGTGATATTATCTTGCTGAGCCCAGCCAATGCTAGCTGGGATATGTATCCAAGCTTTGAAAGCCGCGGCGACGAGTTTTTAGCAGCCTATGACGCGTTAAAAGGAGAGGCTCAATGA
- a CDS encoding cell division protein, whose protein sequence is MRYGFPNHFRFDVTEFDIIAYAQVAEGFQLILENGKRVAAVKQAALPKSFLILNLEHEKEIQDVINRLTKIPSDLVKAIKSVSSANSQTTKDLLLLEMHDGNLIRVPRSQLELKLPYYQKIKKNLDTASIVDMEVGIYTTTAEIENMPEVPASAQASQADKPAEASPEQGEEQATQEQPSPETPANPEATNPSVAQPTEQANQQ, encoded by the coding sequence TTGCGTTACGGCTTTCCCAATCATTTCCGCTTTGATGTGACAGAGTTTGATATTATTGCCTACGCTCAGGTAGCTGAAGGGTTTCAACTGATCCTAGAAAATGGCAAGCGAGTTGCTGCTGTCAAGCAGGCTGCTTTGCCTAAATCCTTTTTGATTTTAAATCTTGAGCATGAAAAAGAGATTCAAGATGTCATTAATCGCTTGACCAAAATCCCAAGTGACCTAGTCAAGGCTATCAAATCAGTGTCATCGGCCAATTCACAGACAACTAAGGATTTGCTGCTTCTTGAAATGCACGATGGCAACCTTATCAGGGTACCTCGGTCACAGCTTGAGCTAAAGCTGCCTTATTACCAAAAAATCAAGAAGAATCTTGATACTGCTAGCATTGTTGATATGGAGGTTGGTATCTATACGACCACTGCTGAAATTGAAAACATGCCTGAGGTGCCAGCGTCTGCTCAAGCTTCTCAGGCAGATAAGCCTGCTGAGGCTTCACCAGAGCAGGGTGAAGAGCAGGCCACACAGGAGCAGCCTAGCCCTGAAACACCTGCTAATCCTGAGGCCACAAATCCCTCAGTCGCCCAGCCTACTGAGCAGGCAAATCAAC